The region ATGTGCATAATATCTCGCCCTGAGCATCAGTCTAATGCTTTTACACAATTAGCGTTCAATCACTGATTCATATTGAAAATCACAAGTGTGGGAGAAATAATCCATCTTATCACTTATTTTAAGCACCTGTTCCCACACTCCCAGTCATTTCTCCATTACTTGGTGCTTAATTGCCTGAGATGACTGAGAAGTGGTACCTCCATCATCAAAAGTGTGGATATGCTCTCTAAACCACCACGAGGGCTAGGCTGAAGGACTAATGAGCCTTGACACGTACACATTCCTGCACTCTTTCATATGCTAATAAGGTGCTTCATCCCATTGCACTTTTATCCTTGGGTGAATGTCACGTTTTCAAACATTTTACTACTGTGTTACTCTCTTTCTGCAGGTGGCGCCATGTGTTTGTCTGCTAGTATCACTTCCTGTGCAGAGTGCCTCAGCCATGGACCACAGTGCGCCTGGTGCTTCAAAGAGGTGGGAAACATGTAGCAAAGAGTTTGTTTGAGGCTCCATTTCAAgagaaaagaaggggaaaaacagCCGTGACAGACCTTAAAGTTTTCTCAGATGACACACACCAAAGCTTTGATGCCACCCACACACGTGAATATAATGTGCATGTTTGAGCTCAGTGGAGTGCCCTCTGACCTAAGAGTGTGCCTGTTTTGGTGCGTGCTTCTTCATGTGGCATCTGAGACAGAGCAACTGCGTGTCCATGTGTTTAGTCTAGGTGCCGACCTGTATTGCTGTTTTTCTCCGAGAGAGTGCATCtgcctgcatgtttgtgtgtctctcagTCAGTCTCGTAAAGAGCCCCTCCTAAACCAGCCTCAAGGCCCAGCACCGCCCCCGTTGACAGACTACACTGTCGACATGTGCATGTTTACAGATCTCAGGTGTTTTCCCCCTCCGTGCACTTTAACCTTTATGACGTCTTTTGAGTGAGAGGAGGTTTTACCTCCCACAAGCACAGCTGTGCATCCACGACCACCGAAAACGAAGCAGATTAAGATCTTGTAAAGGTCGATCGGAGCATTTTGTGACATGTTCCTCTCTGTATATCAAATCGAAAATGCAGCCAGAAAAAACTTTCCGTATCAAACTTTCCAGCTCACGTTCTTAGCCTCCTGTTAAGCAAGAGTTAACTTGGTTGATTTCAGCTATAAAACCAACAGATATTCTAGTTATGTAAACCGCTCAGTCAGTATGAGCTGGTTGACTTTCGAGAAAACAAGGCTATAATTGTATGAGCAGTCGGCAGGGCTGTGTTTTTCACATGCTAGTCATTCTACTTTTCGTTTCTTAAAATCTCAGGTATCAGAGGTCACTGATTCACTCCAAAACTGTACAGTGTGATGCTATTACCCTCTATGGGTGGCATCTGGCTATTAGACAAGAGTGCTGAGTGCTTCTATTCATTTTTGTAAATGGCATTTTAAGCTGTTATAtaggaataaaagaaaatcatctGGCCCATCGTATCTTTTCTATCAGCGAGCATCTTGGTTCTGTAGCTGTTGGGGTTGACTGGCAGCTTCATCTCCTGTCAGAGGAatgacatttcattttattcattgcaTCTTTCCCCCTTTCAGGACTTCCTGAATGGGGCCGACTTGGGCTGGCGCTGCGACCTGCCAGAAAATCTGCTCAATAGAGGCTGCGAAGCTGAGTCCATGGAGCGTTGGGAGACCAAGGTGGTGGTcaacaccaccatcagcagcacgcAAGTGTCCCCAGGAGACATCAGCATCACACTAACACCAGGTAGACAGACGCAGGTCCAGTGTGAAATGGGTGAACGGTGTTAGCGGGTGATATTTGTGCTCAAGGCCATTGTTTggttggtggtgtgtgtttatCAAGGCTCGGAGGCCAGCGTCGTTGTGgcagtgaagcagctgcagcgttACCCCGTGGATCTCTACTACCTTGTTGATGTATCAGCATCAATGCAGGAGAATCTGAATCATGTAAGTGTAGCTGACTAAAGTTGTGGGGATTGTCTACTTGAAATAACCACATTTACTTTtacatttgctttatttgttcTGCTCTCTGCAGTTGAAGACGGTTGGTGTTGCTCTGACGCTTCGCATGACCGAGCACTCCTCTGACCTTTGGCTGGGTTTTGGCTCATTTGTTGACAAACCTGTCTCTCCTTACATTGACGTTCATCCCTCAAAGATCAACAACCCCTGCAGGTAAAAACTCCTTGAAAGGATTAAAGAAGTAGGAATGTAGGAATTTGAGAGTTTGGGACTCTGATGGGCATCCAAAGGATACGTTACATTAAACACACATGTTCCTAAAAGTCTTGCAGTGTTACTACTGGTTCTCTCTCATACCAGTGACTATGAGATCCGCTGTCGCCCGGCCCACGGCTTCCATCACGTCCTGAGCATGACAGGAAATATGAGCGAGTTCACACGTGTGATCAAACGTCAGCACATCTCTGGCAACATGGACACACCTGAGGGAGGTCTGGATGCCATGCTACAAGCTGCCGTCTGCCAGGTTTGTAGCGCACGCGCAAATCTTTTGGCGCCAGGCTCCCATGCACTGCATGCGTTGGTGTGAAAAAACCCAATGACTCCTTTCAGGTTAATGGAACTATCTTATACATGTTGAAAAACTAAGTAATAAATGCACGCCGGTGAAAGAGGTCTTTATTCTGAGAGAATGGTGGCGGTCTGACTCGGCGCTGGATATATTACCCCTGGAATCCCACTAACTAATGACACCACCTCTAGGGtatggcagacacacacacagagttgctTATGCTGCCGCTGCAGGAGGGCTCTGAATCATGGTATGCAGGGGGGCCCTGAGTCTGAAGGGAAACACTGCTGTGGTCATGATTCCTGAAATAGACTCTCCATTATGTCAGTCCTTCGTACACGTTCGCCGGTTTCCTAAAATAGACAGCGTTTTCTTTCACACTCAGTGACAAGTTGCAGACTTGAACAAGGCCCCTGGGAATCTACCTCATTCAGATGAGTAAAACATTAGAATTTGCAGCTGTAATATAAACAGCGCACATATTTGCCCCTTTAGTCATGTATATGCTTCTGACCAAACATGGAGGAACAGGCATCAGGACATGGAGCAATGACCATTCAACATTTTCCAGTGTCCTgatagttgttgttttttaaattcctgaTTTAGGAAGCAGTGGGTTGGCGATCAGAAGCCAAGCGTCTACTGCTCCTGATGACTGATCAGCCGTCTCACCTGGCCCTGGACAGCCGGCTGGCAGGGATCGTCATGCCACACGACGGCCTGTGTCACCTGGAAAACAATGTCTACACAGGAAGCACTAGGAtggtgaggagaagaggaaaatCACTGTAAAGTCAGACTCGAAAGAGCTGAATCTTTAAGTGAGCATACATCTGTGTCGATTACTGCATGGGTGCTGGTGAAACAGGCAGCAGGAAACTGTGGACTCTAATTGCTGGTTAACATACTCAATTCTCGTGCCACATGAGCAGACACTTGGCGGCAGTGATGAGAACAGCCCATGAACATGTGGGTGGTCATCTGTCTCTCAGGCacaaaaaaggagagaggaaaaatgtgagagagagagagagagcgagcgagagagagtcaTATGTGGTGAAAAATACAGCTGTTGTGCAGCAGCGAGTTGTGAAATACGTGCAGCTTCAGCCTCTAAAAAGTCACAGCTGGAAGGTTACAGTACGACCTCCAGCACAACCCCATCCCCCAACCCTAATCAATAGGGCCCTGGAAGGTCTCCAAATAATAATTTTACCTAAAAACTTGTTCATTATAAGTATATTTTAAGGGTATGTATTGGTCATTAACTTTACAGGTTTTGGACAGAATCTAATGAAAAGAATAGTACAGCATTGAACCCTGCATCTGATTTGACCAAATAAACCTGAAATAAAGGGTTATTTACAGCATCAAATACCAGTTTAGTAGATCCCATGATGTTCCCATGGATGGATGAGCTGAAATGAAACAATTAAGTAAAACCGTACATTTGTAGAGATTGATTCCATCTACAAGATCCACAGAGTCACTATAAAAGTTGTCTCCTTTGCAGGATCACCCCAGCGTGGGTCAGTTGTCTGATAAGCTCCTTGAAAACCATATCTACTCTGTCTTTgctgtggagaagcagcagtaCCAGTGGTATGAGGTAATGTCTCCAACACATGTGCACACTTCTGTATATAGATCTGCTCACATATGTGGGTgggaaaacaaatatttccGTCCTAGTTGTAGCTCTGAGGATAGGGACCAAACACCTGCCCTGCACTCACTTTACTACTCACTTGGCACGCTTGTGGCTCTGGAATTTGACAGAAATTTATTGTGGAGCCACTTTAGAACCACCAGATTGTTTCTTCTGTTGCCTTTTTTAGGAGTTGGTCCGCCTGTTACCCGCCGCCTACCTGGGAAAGTTGGGCCTCTTCCAGGCCCCAAATCTCAttgagctggtggtggaggcaTACAAGGTACAGACAGTTAAACTTTATCTCCATCTGTGCTCCCACTGAGCTCCTTTGGTTAATTATTTATGTTtgacttgtgtttgtgtgcacttaTTAAGAAGTCCCCGTGACACGGCTGGAGGTTTAACCGCTGTTATTTATTCTGGAAAGTTCTCTGCGCACGATTGCAATGCAAAAGTTGAGAAAGCAGATTATCCGGGGTGCTTTTCGCTCCCAGAAGGCCCGGCGGAACAGGAAAGCACAGATGAGAACAAGAGGTTATAGTTGGCAGAGGTCTGGGCTATAATCTTGCCTCAGGCACAACGCTCCATTGTTTGCTCCGAGAATCTGCCGAATCCACAGAGCCGGGTACACAGCTACGCATACgcacaggcacacaaacacaggcatACACAAGCAGCCGAGCTTGAACAAAAACAGGCTTTGAAAGAGCTATCAGATCCCACCAGGATGAAGCAAAAGGTCCCCTAATtaagaatgaataaaaagaTGCTATTTCTGGCCCCACCTCCATGTTCCCATAAACCCGTCTGTGTTGGAGAACAAAAGAAGGGATGACAGTGACAGCTTTCTGGCGTCATGTGACACCTTAGATTAATCACACTTTCATTATAGCCGTATTACTTTACGGTCGCACAGATTATACCCATTGAAATTTTAATCCCAGGTCCTCTTTTAACCCCATAATTTGcattttcttgtgtttctttttttcaactccttcctccctccttgcATCCAGAGGTTGTTATCTGAAGTGGAAGTTTCCATCTCTGTAGAAGATAAAGCTGTTGACAGGTACTCAGTGTCTGTATCTCCCATCTGTCCTGAGGGATCCACTCTAAAGGGCCAGAGCTGCTCAGGGGTGCAGCCCAACCAGACGGTAAACACCTCACCACCACAGGACTAACAACAGGAAAATAATGTGTTCAATATTACAAAATATGACCCTTGTAAGCCTCAGTGTTTACTGGCTGTGTTGGATTTCTTGTGTTGgacacaacacgcacacacacacacacacacaaacaaacacattatcAGGGATCTCTGAGTGTTCATGATTTTCAAAGAATTCCAGTTTGACGCATCTTGCAGGCTGCATCTTACAGAGAAACAGTTCCATGTAATTCCGTGACCATTTTCTACTCAAGTCCTAAATTTAGAATCGGGCCACATCCTCTGCTGACATACCTGCTCCAAAACAGGCCACACCAGATTTCTCAggtcaaaaacagacaaaatctCTTTTTCCTCAGTTCTTAAACTGCAGATgagcctcctctgtcctccagcgtTTAAGCTTCTTTACATACTAATGCTTAATTGCGTCTCTatagttttgggttttttttaatccacaaCAGTATTTCATCCTGTTACACAATAATCCAGATGGGATTTTGGAGAGTAGACACGCTTACCAAAATACAGATTAAAACGTGTGCACATACATGCAGCAAATGTTTAATTGGCTTTTATATTTAATGCAATGATTTTAACACATATCATAGCTAATGTAAGCTATTACTatacaaacaaatgaaaaaggaTTCGGTGTCCAGTCTGAGATGTGTATGCAACAGGAACTAGAACTGCAACAGCTCCTATTCAGCAGAAGTATGCTAAACATACATGCTACTGTATGTATACTGATCCATATAGCCACaatgttatattttcaaaatCCTATCGTAATATAAGATATTGTATGCTTGGCTAATTAGCAAATCATAAAATAAGGGTGATGGAAATTTTTATTATTCTGTTTTATGCGATGACAAAGCaagagaataaaaatgaatcatttttgcTCTCTCAGCACAACTGACAAGGACTTGTTTTCCATCTCAGACCTACTTTAAGATCACCTTTGGCCTGCGATCCTGTCCTGACGATGGCGGGGACGAAGACGTAACAGTCTTAATTCACCCGGTGGGTTACAATGAATCCACGGTGGTCAGGATCCACTCTaaatgtgtctgcagctgtggagtTACAAAGCGTTGCAGCAACGACGGCCAATCGCCATGCAGCGGGATGCAAGATGAGGACAGGGGGCCAAATCATGAACTTACGGACTCAAACAAAGGTTCAAACAGGAACTGCAGACCAGATGTTGCTGATGTAGACTGCAGCGGTcggggagtgtgtgagtgtgggaggtgtgtgtgtgataggaGCAAACTTGGGGCAGTGTATGGGAAATACTGTGAGATAGATGACTTCTCCTGCCCCTACCATGAGGGCCTGTCGTGTGGAGGTGAGGGTGCGCACAATAATCCAGTGTTTACTGAAATAAGTTCTTTAACACATCCTCATCTGTTGCTTGTCTGTTCTTCTCAGGAcgaggtgcgtgtgtgtccagcGAATGTGTGTGCGCCGATGGCTGGACAGGTGAGAGCTGCAGTTGCCCCATCTCCACGGCAACTTGTCAATCAGCCAGCGGCTCACTGTGTAGCGGACGCGGTCGATGCGTGTGCGGAAAGTGCGCATGTGATGACCCTCAGTACTCTGGAGATTTCTGCGAGACCTGCCCTGCGTGCCAAAGCCCCTGTCAATCACACTGGTACAGCTTCCCTTCAGAACCACAAAGCATGATGGGATTGTTTATAGAGATTTTGTAGTGCGAGCTAAGAATAAAGCAGgatgtgtctctctctctctctctctctctctctctctctctctctctctctctctctcgctctctctctctctctctctctctctctctctctctctcttctctctctctctctctctctctctctccttcaggaAGTGTGTAGATTGCCACTTCTCACACGGTCTGGCTCCAAAAGAGGCGGGACACTGCAACAGCACATGCATCCCATTGGTGGGTTACGTGGACGATACTTCAGGTAAACACACAATCACCTACAGTTTCATACAGTTGTTATGTTAGACCCAACACCGCCACATTTCAGTTGGTGATGTCAAAGATTTAAAAAGAGGAAGGTAAAGCACCTTGTCTCCATTGTTCTAGTGTATTTGCATTAAATAAATGTACTTTCACTGTCACTTAATTGCTTCCGTATTAGATCATTAGTTACTTTGGTTACATCCATGACCACATATGTGTTTGCTAGTTATATTTCATGGAACCTGGAAATGTTTAAGCTTTAGATCTTATTCACAAGCTCATGATGGGCCCCTGAGAGTAACTTTTGAGTGTTCATTTATCAAGTTATTAACTTTGATTTGGGAATTCAACAGTTTGTTTTACAAATTGTCAATATGGAGGGAAAATCTGTTCTTTTGAAGAATGACAACAAGCTGATTAAATTAGTTCCTGACTATTTCCTGAGACCTACTACAAATTACAGCTGAGTATTCAGCATCTGGGATGTCCGAGTGATGCAGGGTTCATACTGTAAATACGTTTTTCACTCATTGGCCTCTTCTTACAATAAAGGATGGggtgaggagaagaagagataGGGCagggcagaaagagaggaatcggagaggaacacacacacatacaacataaacacaaatacactGCAGAACAAAAATCTGAGTTGGTCAGTGGAGCCGGTCAGCAGATCAATGCACCGTTACCGGATCAAAGTTACCTTAGATCCATCCAGTGAGAGCGAGAGAAGCATAAAACTACACGAGAAAATGATCCGAGTGACATTAGATAGCGCGTATAACATAACTGAACTTTGTAATAAGATATGACCCTCTAGGTTTTGTTGGAAATGATGAGATAAGCAAATTAAAGATTATTAAATGTTGGAAGTTTTGGATTACTTTGGCCCTTTTCATGTTTCCAAATGTTGTAATCCGCTCTCAAAGGCTACctcatttgtttgcttttcgaAGCCCTGGAGGAACTTCATTaggttttattgctttaaatgtCTGGAATttacctctccctctctcttccctctctctccctctcttttccctctctctccctctctcttccctctctccctctctcttttctctctctccctctcaggtCATGTAGGCGGGGTCCAATGTATGTACATTAATAATGACAGCTGTCGCTATCAGTTTCAAACACGGTCACAGTATGGTCAGGCCATGCTTTACATTAGCACAAGACCAGgtaagcacaaacacacacacacacacacacacacacacagtcactacTGCACTCTGGCGTATTCTGTTGAGTCAGCAGCCCTGCTGTCAGTGTTACAGCTGTAGTTTACATTTCCTCTCAGTTCCCAGATCACTTTTTtgatactctctctctctctctttctcacacacacacacacacacacacacacacacacacacatacacagtttCGTGCACTGGTTCACACATATCtggggttacacacacacacacacatcgctgCAGGTCCAAGTGTAACAGTTCATCCCCGCCTCCCCGCCTCCCCAGTTTTTTGGAACAGCACTCCTCATTGTGCATCCCCAAATCCTCCCCCCAACCCAACGGGAGTCTCTCTTCCTGCTCACATCCACTTCTCCCTGGTGCAGTTGGACAcgggtttccatggtaaccctGGTGCAAAATGTCAGAGTATTCTTTGGGCTCTTTGTGTCAGGAGCAGGggccgtctcacacacacacgctcccaaGCAGAGCGGCGCGCCGTCCATTACAGAAGTGCTGGCACAGCTGCTGTGACCCTGCTGTTGAGCTGAACATGTAATTTCATTCCTTACAGAGTTTTAATTACATAAATTGGCCCATCTTGGCCAGCAACTTTAATGCTAACCTACATTACTGTCACACTGATTTTAGTAACCTTCAGTAAGAAAGTTTTTTGAAAATATTGCTCACAGGAATTTCTTTCTTATTCTCTTTGTGTACTTAGTATTAGGATAAGACATCTAGGTGTGGTTGTTGATTGGTTTATTGTAAATTTTCCTTTATGATAATCGAGCAGTGCATGTGTTTCAAGGTCTTCAATGTTGTGTGTACAGAGTGTGCCAGCAGCAGCCGGATGGTCGGGACATTCCTGAGCGTGTGTGCTTTGACGGTGCTCTGTGGGCTGGTCGTGGTGGCCTTCTCAAGgcttctgctgcagaagagAATCAGGACACCGGCAGGCGCTGGTGAAGATGGAGTCTTTCACTGCACTGGAAAGGTTAGCTCTCCAACATCAAACAGCGTGTGGGTAAAGCGCCGTGGccctggagctcctgggatacttttatttttgaaatttgAAACCGGCAGTGAGGAAGTCAAGTGTGCACTTTTACAGTTACAGCTGTATTTTACATTTCCTCTCAATTCCCAGCTCAAAATCAACAGTGTCCAGTGACCAACAGCACCTTTGAGTCGGACATTTCTACAGGAGGGGTTTCTGGAAATATGTGTCCCTCAGCTGATTTAGATTGTTGCTAGACTTATTTTCAACATTCACCACTGAGCATCTCAATGATGCAAAAAGTTCTTCATGCAAGAAAACACCTCCCAACTGTCAGGGCAAAATGTGAAGTTCTCTGTGAATGCACTTCTGACACTGCAGATGTCAACATTACACATAAGGGAAAAGCTAGTGCCCCAGAAGTATTCGTAGTGAGAGTTCATCTCCCAACCAAAATATTATATGATTTTTCCCTCTGGCTTGAATGTTTTGGACTGAACAAAGTtgtttcagatgtgtgtgtgtgtgtttgtgtgtgtgtgtgtgtgtgtggtgtgtgtgtaactaaCTACaggtttttctcctctctctcaggaCCTTTCCTACATTCCAACAACCAATGAAAAGACAGTAACCTACAGGAGGGACAACCCGCCTGACCACTCCCTGGAGATGCACATCCAGGTGCCCAAGATGCCTCTTGGTGACCCCTGGCAGTTCTaagaagaggtcagaggtcaggatcAGAAGTGAGAGAGCAAAATT is a window of Takifugu flavidus isolate HTHZ2018 chromosome 21, ASM371156v2, whole genome shotgun sequence DNA encoding:
- the itgb8 gene encoding integrin beta-8 isoform X1, which produces MTTWLRSVPLCVLLYSALSLCAQDHGAGGAMCLSASITSCAECLSHGPQCAWCFKEDFLNGADLGWRCDLPENLLNRGCEAESMERWETKVVVNTTISSTQVSPGDISITLTPGSEASVVVAVKQLQRYPVDLYYLVDVSASMQENLNHLKTVGVALTLRMTEHSSDLWLGFGSFVDKPVSPYIDVHPSKINNPCSDYEIRCRPAHGFHHVLSMTGNMSEFTRVIKRQHISGNMDTPEGGLDAMLQAAVCQEAVGWRSEAKRLLLLMTDQPSHLALDSRLAGIVMPHDGLCHLENNVYTGSTRMDHPSVGQLSDKLLENHIYSVFAVEKQQYQWYEELVRLLPAAYLGKLGLFQAPNLIELVVEAYKRLLSEVEVSISVEDKAVDRYSVSVSPICPEGSTLKGQSCSGVQPNQTTYFKITFGLRSCPDDGGDEDVTVLIHPVGYNESTVVRIHSKCVCSCGVTKRCSNDGQSPCSGMQDEDRGPNHELTDSNKGSNRNCRPDVADVDCSGRGVCECGRCVCDRSKLGAVYGKYCEIDDFSCPYHEGLSCGGRGACVSSECVCADGWTGESCSCPISTATCQSASGSLCSGRGRCVCGKCACDDPQYSGDFCETCPACQSPCQSHWKCVDCHFSHGLAPKEAGHCNSTCIPLVGYVDDTSGHVGGVQCMYINNDSCRYQFQTRSQYGQAMLYISTRPECASSSRMVGTFLSVCALTVLCGLVVVAFSRLLLQKRIRTPAGAGEDGVFHCTGKDLSYIPTTNEKTVTYRRDNPPDHSLEMHIQVPKMPLGDPWQF
- the itgb8 gene encoding integrin beta-8 isoform X2 yields the protein MCLSASITSCAECLSHGPQCAWCFKEDFLNGADLGWRCDLPENLLNRGCEAESMERWETKVVVNTTISSTQVSPGDISITLTPGSEASVVVAVKQLQRYPVDLYYLVDVSASMQENLNHLKTVGVALTLRMTEHSSDLWLGFGSFVDKPVSPYIDVHPSKINNPCSDYEIRCRPAHGFHHVLSMTGNMSEFTRVIKRQHISGNMDTPEGGLDAMLQAAVCQEAVGWRSEAKRLLLLMTDQPSHLALDSRLAGIVMPHDGLCHLENNVYTGSTRMDHPSVGQLSDKLLENHIYSVFAVEKQQYQWYEELVRLLPAAYLGKLGLFQAPNLIELVVEAYKRLLSEVEVSISVEDKAVDRYSVSVSPICPEGSTLKGQSCSGVQPNQTTYFKITFGLRSCPDDGGDEDVTVLIHPVGYNESTVVRIHSKCVCSCGVTKRCSNDGQSPCSGMQDEDRGPNHELTDSNKGSNRNCRPDVADVDCSGRGVCECGRCVCDRSKLGAVYGKYCEIDDFSCPYHEGLSCGGRGACVSSECVCADGWTGESCSCPISTATCQSASGSLCSGRGRCVCGKCACDDPQYSGDFCETCPACQSPCQSHWKCVDCHFSHGLAPKEAGHCNSTCIPLVGYVDDTSGHVGGVQCMYINNDSCRYQFQTRSQYGQAMLYISTRPECASSSRMVGTFLSVCALTVLCGLVVVAFSRLLLQKRIRTPAGAGEDGVFHCTGKDLSYIPTTNEKTVTYRRDNPPDHSLEMHIQVPKMPLGDPWQF